Sequence from the Trachemys scripta elegans isolate TJP31775 chromosome 5, CAS_Tse_1.0, whole genome shotgun sequence genome:
ACAAACGGGCTTTTCATCAATGCCAGTCAGGCATGCTTTCTCTCcatctcattttttcccccatccaaAACACTGTGGCTGGTGCAGGAGGTTTCAGGTTTTTATTCCCCATtcatgatcatcatcatcatcaatataGCAGTAGACCTAAAGAGCCCGTTGTTCCAGGTGCCGTGCAAACAGTTGGTAGGTAGTCCCAGCCTggaagagcttacaattgaaaaggaaaaaacagaagaAGGGCCAGGAAAGAGAGACAACATATGAGCAAGTGTCTGAGTTGGTGATTGGCACACATCTTGTTAGTGGGCCGGAGCTCTGTGCCCCTCGGAGGGCAATGGGCTGAACTAGTGGAAGGTAAGGGGGCTGCACATCAGGATTTACCTCGTTACCGGATCCTACCACTTAGTTCTTACCCTCCTGAAGTCACCGTGTGCTGAGGGAAGGACTGTGGTGCCACACAAGGGGGATGCAAGGTGGTGGGACAAAGACTCTGCGCTGAGTACCCAGCACCAGATGTCTGACTTTGTCTCCACTCAGAAATCCTCAGAAATGTACCACTCATCTTGAAAGAGAGAATGAGAGCGAGAGCACGTGCAAGCGAGGGAGATCGGCACAAGCGGCCTGGGGTTCTGAGAGCCCCTCACCTGTCTAGTAATGGCCTATATTTTTGCCTGGCAGcacaattgttttttttattgtgtccAGCTAATCAAACATGTAGGCCATTTATCAGTCAGGCCAGTGGAGGATCTGACTGAGCTAAGGAGGAGGCACGTATATTCTAGCCTGTTGTAGCATCTTGGTCTGGCAGGGGACACGGTTAGTCCAccagagagatggaaaagaaGGGGGTATGTCTCAAAGTTCAAGAGTACTTAGATCTGAGTCCATTTCTCACTTTAACTGGGCCTGCACCCAATAAACTTAGGGCTAGAGCCTCGTACCTAGATTAACAGATGCTAcggtgatttataccagctgaggatgggGCCCCGGATATCTTAGCATCTATTTCTGTCCTGTTATTCCAGTTGAAGTAGGACACGGGATGGACCTTTCCTTTCTCTACTTGGTAAGGCCACATTTtccactttctgaaaaccaggccacttattttggtgctgAAATATGGATTTGGGGGCCTAACTTCAGCCTTGGGCTTCAACTTGAGCACTTTAACACGTGTTAAAGGCAAACTGCCTTGTCTCCACGGGGCTATTAATATGTATTAGCACCTTCCAAAGGCTAGGGGAGACAAGCCAGTGAGAGTCCCGGAGCTGACGACTGAAATAGGGGGTAGGGCACTTTCTAAACTTGTGTGCGAGGGTGGTGAGAAACATTTCCCCTTAATGACAGCTGTATTTTGGTTTTATTCACTGTCTGTCACCCTGACGTGCTCTCCAGACCATAATTAAGTAATTAAAACTCAACACCTATGAATGCAGAGAAGTATTATACCTACTTTTCAGGTgaaaaaattgaggcacagagaggtgaatggCTTGTCAAAGGCCAAACACTGAACTGATggcagaacccaggaatcccaaCTCCATCCCCTACTCTAACCATTAGAttaaactcccttccagagctaggaatagaacagAGTGATTGTTTTGTTACAACTGCCTCAACTCGATCCAATACTAATCCCCTGAGCTAGCCGTTAAACCACTCTCCCACCTCTGAAAACAAGCAGCTAGGTAAAACTTCTTACCTGTTATGGGTACTAGCCTAATTTAAAATGTTGTCCCTAGGAGTAGGCCTTTGAATATGTCGTAGACAGggaggatggttcagtggttagggcccaAGCCTGAAACTTGGGTTCAAGTCCATGCTCTACCATCAACTTCTTCTGGGACCCGGGGCaaatcatttagcctctctgtgcctccattccccatctgaaATGGAGAcagtagcacttccctaccttataggtgtgttgtgaggataaatacattgaagattgtgaggcgctcagatactgcagAGACAGGGGCAGGATAAGAACCAAAGCTAAGGtgtgacaatggtaaagaatcacagaaagagatactttcttctaacactgaacaaggatcTCCATTAGATCAAGGAAAACTATCATCCCTAAAACTACTCTGTCCCCCTCTTTCACTGCATACCTTCTTCCCTACGGCCATCCCCAGCCTCCCTTCCACCGGGCCTCCTGCTACCACTGGAGCTGTGTACATATCCCTGCAAGGTGGAATACAAGCATTTTGAGAAAGGGCCCAAGACTCAATTATTCTGTTcctgtgctcagggcagggagggagaggtggggcaCAAAGGCTTCAGGCCATATTCTGGGGTTGGACAGGGCCCTGCCGAGCCCcaagtgtaaatcagagcagcctcagggctgctctaacttatactCTCCTTCCACGTACTCCTGCAGGCCCTGGAAAGCAGAGACAGACATAGTGCAGTGCACCAGGGACATCAGTGCATCTACACCACGTGCTGGGAGAAAAGGCAGTACAGAGTCAGTGATACTCTCAGTGGACTGCTGTTGCCCATTTTAAGGCCCTTTTATGCTACCAGAGTGCCATAAAAGGCCTTGGTGTCGCCAAGGTGTCAGCCAAATGTCTCACTGTTGTGTGGAGGTTTGTAGGGACCATCACACATACAGCATCATGTCAGCTCAACATCTAGAAACAGACGACTGTGAGCAGAGAACAAAATAAGCATTCTTGGCTTTTGCACATTTAAAACAGATCTCAATATTACTGTAGCACCAGGCAAGTGTGTAACAGTACAGATGCCATACAGAACAATGTGGGTGTCCGCTTTGCATATCGAGCGCACTttccatctaaggatctcaaagtgctctacaaacatTCAGGTATTCAGCCTCAGTCCCCCATGATACAGGGACGTggtattcctattttacagatgaggaaactgaggcagagggagatCAAATGATATGCCCAAGATCATACAAAAAGCCTGTGacagagatcagaatccaggTCTCTGGACTCCCACGTTAACCATAACAGCGTCCATTTCCTACTACAAACTGCTGCTGTACCTTTGGAGAAAACAGATCACGGCTTTTTCTTGTACTAGATCTAACCCAGGACTAGAGCACAGGACATGCCACGTCAGATGAGACCATTTCTCATCACGaccagcatcctgtctccaaAAGTGACCAGTATCTGCTGCTTCAAAGGAATGTAATCTCCCCTTCACTCAACGTAATAATGAACCTAGTCAATCATATAATGCTGTATAGGGTATGAAAGAAGagatccttcctgaccccagcaggTGATCATTTAATGTTCAGAAGCCTCAGATTTCATTGATTTGATGTTAGCATCCAAATTAGAGGTCAGAATGTTAGCCAGCATTTTTAACAATCCAATGAAACAAAAACAGGCCTAGTGTGGGGGCTCCTTCCTCAGTCCTACTCTGTGCTTTCTCCTGAGAAAGGGGGCAGGAAATAACTGGACAGCTGAGCTTAATTTTTCTCAAAGGAGTCATTAAGTAATTGCCCAGCCTGGTGTGATAACTGTTCCAGGGTATGATCAATCTGTATCACTCATGCAAATCTAATTGTGCATCATCATAAGGATAGAGTGTCCTGCTCAGCAGAGGCCCTCACACAGACCTGAAGGCAAAGCATGGCCCCTTGCGTTTACCCccttcattgacttccacagcaTTGTGGTCTTGCATAATGTGTTCATCCCAAGACACACCCATGAGGCTGATGTACAGGACGCTGGGCAGCAGGATCGTAACCACTGAAAGAATTgtggactctcccccgcccagccttcctcctctccaccccGCTGTGTTGTTACCGTAGACAATGGACCCAGACCCGATTGAGATGCTAACGGCACCGCCGTGACTAGCGCTCTCCCAGCTGTTACCTTGGAAGCCGCCATCACGGCTGCCGTTGCTGCAACATTCAGTCCCCGCTTCCCAAAGTGCACCAGGGCATCGTAGCTCCGATCCTTCGCTTGGACGAGGCAGTCATCAATTTCCTGTCGCGCAAGACAAAAAAAGCACAAGAGGGAAGAGTTCAGACCTCCTGCCCTCTCTCTCAAGGGTCAGGCCATCATTCATGGAGGTGggcatctccctccctccttcccaccagCTGGAGAGATATTTACAGCCAGTACTTGAAAAGGAAAAGAGGACGGCAGGGGAGCAGTAGCTTCCACTGAAACCTCTGGGAGTTGCTTTTATCCTGTGAGTGGAGAATTGGGCCTACAGGGCTTAGTGGTTACTGGATAACAATGCTGCAGAACGCTCATAGCCACCAGGGCAGTGTCTGGGCTTGTGTGCTTTTCTACATTCAGTACAATGGTTATCGAAATAACCTTCAAAGACACAGGAGACTGGATGGTAACAGGCTGCGGGGCCTTCCCCTGCGAGGTCACGGGTTTGAATTTAGCCAGAGATAGCTGCGCCTGGGAGCTGTTACGGTCCGATGGCTGTTTGCTGGCCTGAGTGTCTGGCTTTGGTGGTTCCAGCCCGCTCCTTAATGGGCGGGAGCTCACATCTCAGCTCTCCCCATCCCACTTGTAGGCAGGCTAAGCAGAGGTGCTCAAGAGGGAGCAAGCATGGGGACTGAACTCCACTCTGCACCTTACAAATGGGCCCCCTAGAACAAGACTGAGGCACATTGGCGATGCAGTCAGGGAAGAGTGTGCACTGCCGCTCTAAGGACACTGCCTGTTTAGATAGCTACGCAGCAATCTTCCATCTCTTAGGCTGCTAGCATGGCACTATTTTCCCAACCGTAATTATTCTTTTCCTTATGTCTAAAATACAGATATGCCACATGATCAATGCCCATGTTCAGACAGTACGTTCAAAGGGACACGTGATGCCTTAGATCTGCCAACATCATCCCGTTCCCGTCAACGGAAGTTCCCCAGGTACACCAATGGCAACACACGGCCCAGAATACCAGAGCTGGAGTTATGTCGTCATGTCTAGAAGTACTATGAATACAGCACCTATTATCcacggatctcaaagcacattacaaacatTAGTGGCACGTGCAACACAGGCAAGTGTTTGTTATACCAATTTTACAGACAAGTTAGGTGATTTGTCTCAAGATCACATGGCAACTCTCTAGCACAGCTTGGAATAGAAAACCAAGcaggccccactcccacccagtCCCCACTCCCCTAACCTGGAGAAGGCAGTACTTCCAGAAATGACACCCCAGCTACATGCAGTGTAGTTGTGGCCACGTTGgagccaggatattagagagacaaggcgggtgaggtaatatcttttattggatcagcttttgttggtgagagacaagctttcagagctcttcttcaggtctgggaaaggtattctgAGAACCACAGATAAAtggaaggtggaacagattggttAGCATAAGTAGGTAGCACATATTGTAATTACAAAGTAATTACCACACACTaagtagagtggcccattaactcctctgcagtcataggacaaaaagaaggTTAGTGGGGGCAAGGCTACGcgacaaaattaagtcaacctacaTCATGTCAacgtacagccaccgcagtaactGAATCTGTCACACTACACTCCTTGTGTCCACGGTGTGCACCCtgaccaggagcacttgcacccaTTTAACTGTCAGtgcggggcattgtgggacagtttctgaaaggcagcaacagatGATGTAAGCAACGCAGAGTCTACACGGACATAGACTTAAGTGCTATGtttctcgcagaggtggagttattagtcGGTGTAGTGGGGAAGTTACATCACTGGGAGCTacattttatagaatcatagggctggaagggacctcaagagctcatctagtccagtcccctgcactcatggcaggactaaatattatctagaccattcctgacaggtgtttgtctaaactgctcttaaaaatccccaatgatagagattccacaatctccctaggcaatttattccagtgcttaaccactctaacagttaagaagtttttcctaatgtccaacctaaacctcccttgctgcaatttaaacccattgcttcttgtcctatcctcagaggttaagaagaacaatttttctccctcctccttgtaacaaccttttatgtacttgaaaactgttatatcccctctcaatcttctcttttccagactaaacaaaccaaaattttttcaatcttcccccataggtcatgttttctaggcctttaatcaattttgttgctcttctctggactttctccaatttgtccacatctttcctgaaatgtggggcccagaactggacacaatactccaattgaggtctaatcagcgcagagtagagtgtaataattacttcttgtgtcttgcttacaacactcctgttaatacattccagaatgatgtttgctttttttgcaaaagtgttacactgttgactcatatttagcttgtagtccacttgtggtccagatccttttcagcagctcTCCTGTGTATCTACTTTAGTGTAGATGTGTAGTGTAGAGTTAGTTTATGTCGACctatctctgtagtgtagatcaggcctgagtTATAGATtgaatttatggtttattacaacagtctgtaacccaataaccccctctttttgtcctatgactgcagagatgttaacaggccactctaccttgagaggtcccttagaatatgtgctacctacttatgccaaacaatctgttccaccttccaTTTAACTATGATGCTcagaatacctttcccagacctgaagaagagctctgtgaggctcaaaaacttgtctctttcaccaacagaagttggtccaataaacgatattacctcacccacattgtcacCCCAGCTACATTCAGTCAGCATTTCCAACACTGTGAAGTTTGTCATGCAAGGAAGAACTATTTTCAGGTTGGTATtttcaaggaaaacaaaatacatgTATCCCATCCTCCTAGGTTCCCCGGTGCCCAGACGTAGTTAAGTTATTCTGAATGAGCTCAGCAGCTGCtgatacaaaaaaaaacaaacccaaagaagatcaaagaacaaaaataaataaaagaaaaagcagtGACTCATCTTCTTGAGATGAAAGCCATGGATACAGCTGACATACGGTAAACACACTCATTCCACTGTTGGGAGCCATCCACTCAGTTAGGGCCTGAACACCTGTAATTACCTTTTCTTTTGAAGACAGTGTTGGGTGTACAAATTTTCTATACAGGAGGCTGGAGCCTTTTGTGTACGGAGACAGCAACCAAGCTACAAAAGCTATTTTCAGTTCATAATAGAATGGAAACCTATGGGAAAACAAAGATGACATAGATTCTTATTGACTGCTTCTCTGAGGAGAATAGAAGCCCAAGGCAGTTAGCTATTGGCAGATTCATAGCTTAAGCTGGTTTCTGTCTACCTGAGTGTCCTAAGGATCTACCACCCACTTTCCCCCCACATTCACTCACACCCAGACTCTGGCTGAGCGCTATGCAAAGTTTTCCTGGCAGCCAGGTAGCAGCAACATTATTTCATAGGGACCCTTACAGCCAATTAAGTGACAAGGGGTGCTGTATGCACAAAGGGGCCATGGAGGCTTCCTTTGCAGTGTTCCCAGCCCTTAGAGGCCTGGGGTGCAGACAGAACACTTCCTATCACACCCGCCAGCAAACCAGCTTCTACAGCTTTATTTATACACCTTtcgtctctctctgcctttctgcATTTCGATGGCACTTATCACAGAATCGAACCATCATTCCTTTCACATTATGCAGGCACTGTCATTGTGTGTTCTTGTACCGTGCGCAGCATAATGGGGCCCAATCCTCCCTGGGGATTTTTGGCACGACTGTAATATCCACAGAATAACAATTACTAATAAGAGATGTTCCCGTTATAACCACACATGTCCTTCCCTTTTGTTTTGCTAGCAGCACCGTTTTCTGACATGTTTTCTGCAGTTGGTTTACATGTCTCATTTCCCTCAATTAAGggaatgtgtacactgcaatcaTGGGATGTGCGATTGCATCTTATCcagacatacccgagctagctttaatcttCACTGAGTGACGTCATAGCAGCACGGGCTGTACAAGCCCGCTTGGAACTGTACACAATTACTTgtgtggctagcctgtgctgtaGCCTGCGCTGCTGCGTCTTCATCTCTGGAACCCAagctagctagatgaaagctagctcaggtccatatatgagctgcagtcacacctcctggatcaggcccaaatgaGTTAAAAAGGACACACTGAAGTACCAACATAATTCCtccttatgggccagattctgtgtgGTGGTGAGCtccctgaaactcccattgaaaagAGTGCTCCCTGCAGGTGATCAGCACCTTGTAGGTCTGAGCCCTTGGTGAAGTACATGAGTAAGCATTAAGGACTTTAAACCCTTTGACATCTCCgatttccactggcttcaatgggcgTTGGATCAGGCTGTATAAACAGTGGTCAAAATGTGCCTGAAGTTAGGTACCTATCTAAgtggcctaatccaaagcccacaggAGTTTTCCCCCTCACTTCAGTGCaagtggcctgatttgcagagatgctgagcacccaaacTTCAACACCCCACTTTAACAATGGCCTGTGTTCCTCCTCTTCTAACCCCCTGCACGAAAACAGACTGGGAGGAAAGTGCAGGGTGCACAGGCTCGACCCCTTTGCAAACAAAGAATGTCACTTTCCTCTGTGCTCCCTATACACCCAAGCATCTATCCCGAAGGAAAAGGACAGAGCAGGAACAAGTAACACCCCCTGCTATTGGAACCCACTGCTGAGTGTGTGTTACAGACCTCTCTGTGCCCAGCCTGAATATCAATCTGCTACAGCCCTAGCTAGAAAACCCTGGCTCTCTAGCTTAAGCtttagcagctcatgcttttagctctggaggttcccAGTTCCATTCCCAGTGTGTCGGCCAAGATGGCAGCTCCCTCAACTGGGCCTGCAACAGACTCCTATCCTCTGTGGAGCAGGCACAGAGAGGAACACGTAACACACTGGGTTACCCTAGGGATTAGAAAGTTTTAGACGGGAAAAAGAGTTAAAGACGTTTGTCTTATTCCTGTTtgtatcttcctcctcctccttcctccctccagctcttccttctccccatccctttctctcccctctttcccttttcccctcactcatgttcccctctcctttctcacACATTCCATCCTTTCCATATGCCTGTCTCCATCCCAACACCTGCACCAGTGTCCACAGCAGAAGAGGGCTGCTGGCTCTGCCATCCTCTGTTGACAGTGACAGACCCTCATCTGTCAACTGCTTTCTCACAGGCCCCTGAGCAGTTCCCCCGACGTTAGCATTTTCCAACCCCTAAATCTGGCAGCGCTAAGAGAGGAAGTGCTGGTCCTCCAAGCAAAACACGCCATGCACCTGACATTTAACCCCTTGCACAGGAAATGACACAGCCTTATAATCCTCTCTCTGGAGCTCTGTTCCCttataaacccttctgttttcctCCCCATCTCATTACAAACGCCCCACCTCAGTCTGCTGCTCACCAGCAAAGAAAAAGATCTGTGAAAGTCTCGGCTGTTGTGAAGAGTGCAAATATGATCCAGTACATCATCCATTTGACCTGTGAAGAGAAATCAGACAGTTTATAATCATGCTGTTTGAGGAAGGCACAAATGTACAGTGATGGTATTTTACTCTTCTATGGTACAGCACctttcacctgaggatctcaaagctcaTCCCATCCACAACTGCCTGGTGATACTCTTATTGACCAGAAAACCTCAGAAACCTGTTGTGTACAGAGAACTTAAGGGCTTTGCCAGGTGTTACCCAGCAAGTTGTCGCATAGGTATATTCCACAACACAAATCAGAGTCATGCACGAGCCCATGTGAAGAAGGAATTTGTCCCTTAGGATCAATCTGACCAACAGACGAAGTACTGTAGTCAGACTCGCTGCTCGTATTCCACAAGGAGTTTCTGCTGTAGAATTGCTGTCCGACAGAGAATGATTTAGACACATAGTTGGATAACACTAGAGCATACAGATGATGCTGTATAACTTCCCTCTTCATCTGCAAATGCAAGTGCAACCCTGCTATCATGTTATCTTGTGCTGTAATCCCATCAGATCATGCCCAATAACCAGGGTTAGGTTAGGTCAATATACGGATCGGAGATCACCAAGTGACCTCTAAGTACTGCAGGAAGGAAAAGGTGCTTATGATTCAGTAGCTAGCACTGTTCCCTCTGAGTACGTTCCAGCATACCCATATTTGCTGACAGGAGGAGCTGTGCTATTGGAGGTGTCCTCTCTCACATGACCCATGTAACCCACACCCACTCAGTGTGGTGCTCTCTACCCCTTTAGTGGTCGGGGCCATAGAAAGAGGTTGGTGAGCCTCCTGCAGCCAAGGCTCAGAGGTGGGTCTTTTAGCTTAGGCAGTAGAGGCATGAAACAAATTCAGGGGTAACACTCGTTTTTCCTGGGCTGACAAGCCTACCAGCTAACGTACCGCCTGCAGCATAGACGGACACAATAGTCTTCTTAATTTCCCATCTTAAACCATACTGTAGTGGTGTTGCATTacaccccagaggcggctgcatttcagtggtggtcaGGAAACGCATTCTCCACCCTCACAGTGATGAATTTGatacagattaatttttttttaaagtgtaaattGAAAAACTGTAAGGCCGAAAGCTTCttggttatttgtttgtttagtttgttttgttttgtttttttggcaaccaaaaatcaaaatgttttgaccagttGGGCAAACATTCTTTGTTACACTGAAAATTTTTGCCtgactggctgaaatttttcagttgacaaaaacaaatcaaatgttTTTCCAATAAAACATTGTTGAATAGTGACATTTCCCATGGATATtgtgaacaattttttttgaCCAACTCCCCTCAGTACATCTTAGcaacctcacaggggtgctaCTAACTTTAATTAAGCAATATCTGTGAAGCACTTTAAGAGTcataggtcttgtctacactaaaaaggtGTACTATGGTAATTCAACCAGAATAATTAAGCAATACCACTCCTGGCAGGCCTTGTCCACACTTGGTTTGCTAGTATAGATATGTCAGGAGGGCTACACTGTCTAATCCCAACCAATACCCTAGTGGAGATGCAACTTATGCCACCAATAATTCTTTCGCCAATATAGTTTACACCAGTTACCCAAacagaataagctatactggcaaaagttcCTTTTTATCCATATAACAA
This genomic interval carries:
- the REEP1 gene encoding receptor expression-enhancing protein 1 isoform X5 (The sequence of the model RefSeq protein was modified relative to this genomic sequence to represent the inferred CDS: added 73 bases not found in genome assembly), whose translation is MVSWIISRLVVIIFGTLYPAYYSYKAVKSKDIKEYVKWMMYWIIFALFTTAETFTDLFLCWFPFYYELKIAFVAWLLSPYTKGSSLLYRKFVHPTLSSKEKEIDDCLVQAKDRSYDALVHFGKRGLNVAATAAVMAASKGQGALSERLRSFSMQDLSTIRGDSSSPVPPPVTVRTSSKQSKPKTSRSASESAGGSGTA
- the REEP1 gene encoding receptor expression-enhancing protein 1 isoform X4 (The sequence of the model RefSeq protein was modified relative to this genomic sequence to represent the inferred CDS: added 73 bases not found in genome assembly), which produces MVSWIISRLVVIIFGTLYPAYYSYKAVKSKDIKEYVKWMMYWIIFALFTTAETFTDLFLCWFPFYYELKIAFVAWLLSPYTKGSSLLYRKFVHPTLSSKEKEIDDCLVQAKDRSYDALVHFGKRGLNVAATAAVMAASKGQGALSERLRSFSMQDLSTIRGDSSSPVPPPVTVRTSSKQSKPKTSRSASESAGGSDFKMLL